The genomic window GGAATTGCTACGGGGGATTGGCAAACCAGCAGTGGTTGTTCTTAATCAGGCTCCTGCTCGCTCAGGAGTGACTGAAGAAGCTAGAACCGCCCTGGCTGGCTATGGTTTACCCATCTGTCCTGTAGCTATCCTGAATCGAATTGCCTTGAGTCGCGCCTTGATTGATGGTCGAGTAGCAAAAGAGATTGAGGCAGAAGGAAAAGCAGCAGCAGAAATTCTTGGAAGCTGGCAATGGATACAACAACTATTAGGAGAGTAAGCGAGCATGGCGAAAAAAACACCTAGCCTAGCAGACCTGACGCTAAACAAGGGAGCAGGATCGCCCGTGAGGGCGGGGCTTTCACCCACAGAAGAGCCAGAACAATCCCCAAAGCGCAAAGGACAGACATTGCGTTTGGATGAAGGGGCATGGAAACAACTCAAACACCTGGCTACCGATAAAGGGGTGTCCGCTCACGATCTGCTGATTGAAGCAGTTAATGACCTATTTCGCAAATACGGGAAGCCACCGATAGCTTGATAGCAAACTATCAAACTATCAAACTGATGCAACACGAACGGAGTTCGGTTCAAGACCTCAAACCCTACTTCTAAAGACATTCAGCTATTCAAAAGCGGTGACAATCGGTGATACTATTTTGCTACTTTGCTATCAAACTAGCAAATTTTCTTAGTCAAAACTGCCTTCTTCACCGCGAGAAACTTTTCACGGCTCGTAAGGAATATGCAATAGCTGGACGGCTTGCTGCTTGGCTTCCTCCCCCCGCAGATCGTATTTTTGGGTAGTGGCTGGATCGGCGTGTCCGGCAAGACGGCTGGTAGTTATAACATCAGCACCAGCAGTTAATAAATTACTAATGAAGGTGCGCCGGAAATCGTGAGGAGAAAAAGCAGCGACTAGAGCTTGTTTTGCCCGTCTTTGCAGCATCATCATTACCGCCTGGTCAGTCATCTTCCGCAGCTCGATCTGACCGCCGCGCCTAATCGGACAAATCAGAGCGCCCTGTGCATCGCCTCTGACTTTGAGCCAGTCAGAAACCGCAGCGACAGCGCCCTTTGGCAGGTAGACTGTGCGAGATTTACTTCCCTTGCCCTTGCGGACAATCAACGCACCCGTTTCGGGGCTGAAGTCAAGCAATTCTAGAGCCACAAGCTCTGAGCGCCGCAATCCAGAGCCACTTAAAATCGCAATGATTGCCGCATCTTTAGCACCCGCTGGTGTAGGATCATCCTTACAAACTTTCAGGAGAGCTGCAATTTCACTGGTTTTTAAGATTCGTCCTCTTTGAGGGGAATCGCCCCGCACGTTGGGAATATCCGCCGCACGAGCATAATCATCGGCACTCATCAACCCCAACCGCTGGGCTTCTTTCAAAGTGCGTCGCAAGGCACAGAGCATTCGGTTGACTGTAGCGGGACTGTATCGTTCCATCAACACGGCTCGGAGCGCCGCCGTGTGTTGATATTTTAGAGCAGCCCAGTCCAAAGTCAGCGCGTCGCACTGTCCGTTGGTCAACAGTCGAGCGATCGCCCCAAGCGCCTTACCCATAGTTCGCCGCGAGCCAGGAGTCAAACTAGATAGATAGACCGCAGCGGGTTGCAGTGTGAGTGGGGTGGCGCACTTTAAAACTAGGTTAGATGGTGACGTGCTCGATTGTGTCATTACGGGCGGGCGCAATGGGTTAGGTAAATTTGAGTTTCCATAACCTATTCAACCAGAGCGCTCTACCGCTTGCCAATTCAATTGCGCTCAATAGACAAATCAATTTGGCGCGTGCCTCGAATGTCCCTAACTTCACTCATGTGTCGAGTGTTGATAGATTTGACGCAATTCTTCCATTGTGTTCGCTGTTTTCAGCCCTTCTAGAATTGCTTCTAATAGGTTCACGTCAGTAATCCGAGAGATTTCCGGCTTAAGGCTATTGCCAGAATTGCCAAATTTCAGCTCCAAGCCCAGGAATATACCTTTTAGCAGTCCTTGTCTAATACCACTTCTCTCTACACTTGTGATGTATGGCATCTGCCTCTCCGACTCTAATTGCTGTATTTGCTGCTGAAACTCTTGCTCTAATTCTTCAGGTAAGCTCATCACGAGCGTCAATAAACCCGAAGAGATTGATGACATCCTCCCGCTCATAGCCCAGCGAATACAGCCGTCGGGTAATAGCTAGCTTACTCGCAAAACGCCCAGTTGCATCTCTTGCGTGTTTCTTGCGCCTTCAAATGCGCCATGACCACCGTAGCAAAAGGGTTGCGGCTGGCTTCTAACGCTGACCACTGTTGTTTGTAGTAAGCGCAATTTCACTATGGGAAACTTGAAATTGACTTCACAACCCCATAGCTCATAGCCAAACTGATTTGGTTTCCAGCTTCTTCGCTCGTCACCCAGCACGGCTAGACTCACCACTGTCCGCTTGTAACGGTCATAAATGCGGTAGTTGTACACATACATCCGCTCGGGCTTTGCCGCTTTCCGGCTGACTCTGGACTTCTAGATGAATTAAAACCCAAGCTTCTTCACCGCCTTGAAGATAAATCTTGACTAGCTTATCGACCAGCCGCCGCCCTAGTTCTGCATCCCGCACGACTTGTTGCAGTTCTGTGTCGAGAAATTCATAGCCTAGTCTCCACTCAATCTCCCCATGAGCTTGCGGGAAAAAGAATCGGATAAAGTCTTCAAAATAGCGCTCGATTGCGTCTTTCCAAGGGCTGTCAAAAGGGATCGGGGATTGGGTCATGGTTAGTGCTTTGTGACTCGTCGGCTATTGCCTTGCACTGTGATTAAATATCAGACCTAGTTGCCAGATACTATCTGAGCAGTATGATACAGTATATGTGTGATTCAATGTCATGCAGTGTTAGTCATGGCGAAAACACCATCATCCAGCAAGTCGGAATCGGTAACACTCAGAATCCCCAATGAAATATTCAGACGGGTTCTGGATTATGCAACTGCCAACACCAAGGGCAATCGCTCCGAAGCCATTGTTGAGTTAATAGAGCTAGGGCTAGCCAATGCCTTGAGTCAGCAATCCACTCAGTCTGAAGTAACACTGCAAGACATTATTAGGCATCAGCAGTTAAGCGAAACTGTCACCGCGCTAGAAAACCAGGTATCCCAGCTAACCGACCTAGTGCAAGCTACTGTATTGCAGCGTCTAACAGAAGTGGAGACAGAACTGATGGGGGAGTCAAAAGCCTGAGAGCGGAAAACTCCGCTCTCAGGCAACAGCAGCCAGAGTTTGAAGCCATCCGCGCTCGCGTCATGAAGGAGCTGAAACTAGGAAGGCAAGCGCCTGGATACAAAGCTGCTGCCAAAGCCCTTGACCGCTTCATCAACGAACTGATGAAGCAAATCCCCAAGCTACAATGACTCGCGAGGGGAATAGAGAGCGCTCTGGATTGTAAGAGTCGATGTCTAGGTCGAGAAAACATGGTTTCCACCAACTGGGGAGCGGACTTGCGTGTGGTGGGTTATCGCTCTAAATCTGGGTGAGGGTATGCTGCGATCGCACACCTGAAATCAGATTTGGCATACGAGAGCGCAAAGGAGTAGGCTGGAAGAGTAGCACGAATCAAGCACAAATATAGCATACTCAATGGCGACCAACAACATTAGAGTCGTGGGCTACCTACCGCCCCCCTATCACGAGAAGTTAGGCGAGTATATGGGGCAATGATAGCGAGGCGGTAACGAAGTGCCATGCAAGGGCTCTCGTCCAGCTAGAGTCAGCAATTCAGAGATCGAGTTGAATTTCACCTCAGCCGAATTCAAGGTCCCACAAAATTTGTCTGAAAGCTTTGTAGCTCAAGCCTTTTGAGGATTGTAGGGCACCGAGTTGCAGCGCAGCTATCTTTAGCCCTGCTACGTTCAAGAAAAAATCGCTATATTGGCGGATGAAACGACTTGACTTTGCCTGAAATTGAGTAAGGATAATGACTCATGGAGCCTATTGGTATCCCCCACCACCAAGATTATCTGAAAGCCAATTGGGAAGGTATCACAGTTGAGTATATGCGCTCGGACGAAACCGGCGACTATGATGCCACGTTTCCGAAGCAGACGATCGGTGTGGCACTGGCTCCCCAAGAGCGGGTGGTGTGGCGTGTAGATGGAGGGTCTAGCCAAACAACACCCTTGATGCCCGCAAGTGTTTTTCTTTACTCATCGAGC from Chroococcidiopsis sp. SAG 2025 includes these protein-coding regions:
- a CDS encoding tyrosine-type recombinase/integrase; translation: MTQSSTSPSNLVLKCATPLTLQPAAVYLSSLTPGSRRTMGKALGAIARLLTNGQCDALTLDWAALKYQHTAALRAVLMERYSPATVNRMLCALRRTLKEAQRLGLMSADDYARAADIPNVRGDSPQRGRILKTSEIAALLKVCKDDPTPAGAKDAAIIAILSGSGLRRSELVALELLDFSPETGALIVRKGKGSKSRTVYLPKGAVAAVSDWLKVRGDAQGALICPIRRGGQIELRKMTDQAVMMMLQRRAKQALVAAFSPHDFRRTFISNLLTAGADVITTSRLAGHADPATTQKYDLRGEEAKQQAVQLLHIPYEP
- a CDS encoding CopG family transcriptional regulator produces the protein MAKKTPSLADLTLNKGAGSPVRAGLSPTEEPEQSPKRKGQTLRLDEGAWKQLKHLATDKGVSAHDLLIEAVNDLFRKYGKPPIA